The Deltaproteobacteria bacterium sequence ATCACATCCCGGTCCGAGACCGGCCAGACTTCCGTACCATTCGGAAGCTTTTTAAGGTCCCATACCTCCCTGATTCCTTTCCTTGCCACTTTTTCCGTTGCGTACCTTTTCGTGGTGGGACCGTAGGCATAGGTGCAGCCCGGAAAATGATAGTACCAGCGCATCATTTCCCCAGCCATCTTTACCAAACCCTGATGTTTTTGACCTCTGACGCCTTCTTCGGCCTCCAGTGAAGATCCCTGTCCACCTCCAGCCCCGGCCCCACTTTGAGGTCTCGCAGTTCGGCGAGCGAGATGTAGCCCCATTCGGCGTTGTCGGGGTCGCCCAGGTTTGCATAGCCGAAGAAAAGGTCTTTGCCATCGAATTCTGCGATATACCAGTCCGCAGAACCGATGAAAAAATGTTCATAGATGATCTTGTCCTGCGCCGGTACCCCTTCAGTCTCGTAGAGTTTCGGAATCTTTTTCAGGTCCTCTAAAGTTGGTTCGTTCCACACATAAACCACCTCATGAGTTGATCATTCAGATTTCCTAAATTCGGTGCCCCCAGGGATTGTACTCGTTGTACATCTCCCTGAGCGCAAGGGCGAGAGCGGAATACGGGTCATTAGGGTTTGCTGTTTCGTTCATGTCCTTGAATTCCTTGCTTTCGGTCATGGCCTTTATTTCCCTGTAGCAGTCCCTCCACCCCATTATCTCACCCTCATCTGGCAAAAGCGTTTCTGCGCCACCAGATCCATACGCCCTTGGAGATATCCAGGGCACGGCCTGAAATCCTGCTTTCGGACATGAGCCGCACGAGCCTGATCTTGACCACGTAGTTGTTTGCGCCGGGAATCTTTCTTACGATCTCCTGGGTGTGCAGCGGCTGGTCCGAGGCTTCCACGATTTCGAGGCACTTTTCATAAATGCGATCTCCGTTCATAACACTCTGTTTCTTTATTAGATTTAAGTACTTATAAAGATTTCTTGTGTGGCAACCTATGGGTTGTAGCACCGAAAAGAATTTAAAGATCAAAGTAGAAATATCAGGCATAGAGAAGTCCGATGGATCGATGCCCGTGAGA is a genomic window containing:
- a CDS encoding DUF2958 domain-containing protein; translated protein: MWNEPTLEDLKKIPKLYETEGVPAQDKIIYEHFFIGSADWYIAEFDGKDLFFGYANLGDPDNAEWGYISLAELRDLKVGPGLEVDRDLHWRPKKASEVKNIRVW